Proteins from a single region of Trypanosoma brucei brucei TREU927 chromosome 7, complete sequence:
- a CDS encoding TPR-repeat-containing chaperone protein DNAJ, putative (similar to DnaJ homolog subfamily C member 7 (Tetratricopeptide repeat protein 2)(TPR repeat protein 2). (Swiss-Prot:Q99615) [Homo sapiens]), translating into MYITGENSAIKCRYNMILKILLLVGAAVGAECSGVADDDTTKKLLLEGDSALRQGRSYYQEALAKYTEALTHNPNSIRGLYSRAELLSMLRRRDACMSDLDQLLKLDSKHQRGLVLRSALYSQAGQLKEAVRDVEKLVEVMSEGGKAAKVQEYKAKLQQLRRYAEVWIPLQLKLQAAKQGAVTLSRDEQCACVGFLHDMIREFAKDNAGLRLQRAECALACGDNQAASEELKYVVQREPQNLDAVALGARALRALGALEQARRELRRCLSLDPEFALCAQLHKLVREQIRVTQGVEKALEEKDYGKVLKLIEGAMRFEENPPYKDQLLRWRCDAAVGMQDTKDGLPACDEAIQLYSPEDPTVVSILLQKLELYLMDGNVERAEEMLQRAQQLQPNDGKVNEYKRKMERIKRVGLRKNYYKILGVKKTADSSEIRRAYRHLAKTFHPDKLASQELSKEERAEADKRFRDINEAKEILLDDEKRARYDNGEDPTKPPGQDEHAFHGQPFNFPNEMFGQGGRFQQFYFHFD; encoded by the coding sequence ATGTACATTACAGGGGAGAACTCTGCTATTAAGTGTCGGTATAATATGATCCTGAAGATTTTGTTGCTGGTCGGGGCTGCTGTTGGCGCTGAGTGCAGCGGAGTAGCAGATGATGACACCACAAAGAAATTGCTTCTCGAAGGTGATTCGGCACTGCGGCAGGGGCGCAGTTATTACCAGGAGGCGCTAGCGAAGTACACAGAGGCGTTAACGCACAACCCCAACAGCATTCGTGGACTTTACAGTCGTGCAGAGCTGTTGTCTATGCTCCGACGGCGTGATGCATGTATGAGTGATTTGGACCAACTCCTGAAGCTGGACAGTAAACACCAACGCGGTTTGGTGCTGCGATCAGCGCTGTACTCGCAGGCGGGGCAGTTGAAAGAAGCCGTGCGGGACGTCGAGAAACTCGTTGAAGTGATGAGCGAGGGGGGCAAGGCTGCTAAGGTGCAGGAATACAAGGCGAAGTTGCAACAACTTCGGCGGTATGCGGAGGTGTGGATACCGCTTCAGCTCAAACTCCAAGCAGCGAAACAGGGTGCAGTGACGCTATCACGCGATGAACAGTGCGCATGCGTGGGCTTTCTGCACGACATGATACGTGAGTTTGCGAAGGATAACGCGGGGTTGCGCCTGCAGCGTGCAGAATGTGCTTTGGCCTGTGGGGACAACCAGGCTGCTAGCGAGGAACTAAAGTATGTAGTACAAAGGGAGCCGCAGAACCTTGACGCAGTGGCACTGGGTGCCCGTGCGCTTCGTGCATTAGGGGCGCTTGAACAGGCTCGCCGGGAGCTTCGTCGCTGTTTGTCGCTTGATCCTGAATTTGCTCTCTGTGCTCAGCTGCACAAGCTGGTCCGCGAGCAAATCCGCGTAACCCAAGGTGTGGAGAAGGCTCTAGAAGAAAAGGATTATGGAAAGGTTTTGAAGTTGATTGAGGGGGCCATGCGGTTTGAGGAAAACCCACCGTATAAGGATCAACTATTGCGTTGGCGGTGTGATGCAGCTGTGGGTATGCAAGACACAAAAGATGGGCTTCCTGCTTGCGACGAGGCTATTCAACTTTATAGCCCCGAGGACCCAACTGTTGTAAGCATTTTACTGCAAAAGTTGGAGCTTTATCTGATGGATGGGAATGTGGAGCGTGCGGAGGAAATGCTTCAACGAGCTCAGCAACTACAACCAAACGATGGCAAGGTGAACGAGTACAAGCGCAAAATGGAAAGGATCAAACGTGTGGGACTGCgaaaaaattattacaaGATATTGGGTGTGAAAAAGACGGCGGACTCGTCGGAGATTCGCCGTGCTTACCGCCATCTAGCAAAAACATTTCACCCAGATAAATTAGCTTCGCAAGAGCTTTCCAAGGAGGAGCGAGCTGAAGCAGATAAGCGCTTTCGGGACATCAATGAAGCCAAGGAAATATTGCTCGACGATGAAAAGCGCGCCCGTTACGACAATGGGGAGGATCCTACGAAACCTCCTGGTCAGGATGAGCATGCATTCCACGGCCAACCGTTCAATTTCCCCAACGAAATGTTTGGACAAGGTGGAAGGTTTCAGCagttttattttcacttcgACTAA
- a CDS encoding protein kinase, putative, with amino-acid sequence MGSGRKCSSNESSKVGTQSIGNISPSCVTLPNDVGDGTPLRVSLAHKALIGKGSFGVVFQAMNRDTNQIIAVKEIAFTSNADSQLLDTVRRELTTLKLLDHPHIVKFLGGEWADNCLRIYLEYVSGGSISSVLRTFGPFQEKQASRFTRQMLEGLAYLHSKNIIHRDLKGDNLLVDPNGTLKISDFGTAKSLVENQPPQHNGVPPTPAGTAYFMAPEAIVGDPVGLSSDIWSVGCCVIEMLTGSAPFSHMKNQYSTMLCVAEHKGELVSSMIPKGNNFSSKTLDFLMRCLQRDPEKRSTALELLEDPWIQNPPEDTELSCSIALPPCAPSLQRDRSSGGGVFEPPFGAFNDIVRTPKFSHFSFCTEETSSLSESKGGNSTRKSSTKSNRTPREWRGEKRHSESHGGLSNSCQKERDRDSAREERRSAGGSVLGVSFPNI; translated from the coding sequence ATGGGAAGTGGAAGGAAGTGTAGTAGCAACGAAAGTAGCAAGGTGGGGACACAATCCATTGGTAATATCAGTCCAAGTTGTGTTACTCTACCAAATGACGTGGGAGACGGCACACCCCTGCGGGTTAGTCTCGCCCATAAGGCACTTATTGGCAAAGGAAGCTTTGGTGTCGTATTCCAAGCCATGAATCGGGACACAAACCAGATTATCGCCGTAAAGGAAATTGCGTTCACTAGTAACGCTGACAGCCAACTGCTGGATACAGTGAGGAGGGAGCTTACCACTTTGAAGCTGCTAGATCATCCCCATATCGTCAAGTTTCTGGGCGGCGAGTGGGCTGACAATTGTCTACGGATATATCTCGAGTACGTGTCGGGTGGCAGCATTAGCAGCGTTCTTCGCACATTCGGACCGTTTCAAGAGAAGCAGGCATCTCGATTCACTCGTCAAATGTTGGAGGGACTGGCGTATTTGCATAGCAAAAATATTATACATCGCGACCTCAAGGGGGACAACCTGCTGGTGGATCCGAATGGAACTCTGAAGATTTCCGACTTCGGTACCGCAAAGAGTTTGGTTGAAAATCAACCTCCGCAACATAACGGGGTTCCCCCAACACCAGCGGGAACGGCGTATTTTATGGCTCCCGAAGCGATAGTCGGTGATCCGGTGGGACTGTCAAGCGACATTTGGTCCGTTGGCTGTTGTGTTATTGAAATGCTAACTGGCAGTGCCCCCTTTTCGCATATGAAAAATCAATACAGCACCATGTTGTGCGTCGCGGAGCATAAGGGAGAGTTGGTGTCTTCGATGATCccaaaaggaaacaactTCTCAAGTAAAACCCTTGATTTCCTTATGCGCTGTCTGCAAAGAGACCCAGAGAAACGATCGACTGCTTTGGAACTGTTGGAGGACCCATGGATTCAAAACCCACCTGAAGACACGGAGCTTTCCTGCTCAATTGCCCTTCCACCATGTGCTCCCAGCCTTCAGCGGGATCGTAGCAGCGGTGGGGGAGTGTTTGAACCACCTTTCGGTGCGTTTAACGACATCGTCCGAACACCAAAGTTCAGCCACTTCAGTTTCTGTACAGAAGAGACATCTTCGCTTTCTGAAAGCAAGGGAGGGAATAGCACAAGGAAAAGTAGCACAAAATCAAACAGGACACCGCGTGAGTGGCGTGGTGAGAAACGGCACAGTGAAAGCCACGGTGGCCTTAGCAACAGTTGTCAAAAGGAGCGAGACCGCGATAGCGCACGCGAGGAAAGGCGAAGTGCGGGAGGAAGTGTGTTGGGTGTTTCTTTCCCCAATATTTga
- a CDS encoding tyrosyl-tRNA synthetase, putative, producing MTTNTADVGSVEERFKLIRSVGEECIQENELRAMLEKKPDIRCYDGFEPSGRMHVAQGVFKSINVNKCTQSGCEFVFWVADWFALMNDKVGGELQRIRIVGEYLTEVWKAANMNMERVRFLWSSDEITNNANTYWKLVLDISRRNTIARIKKCCTIMGKQEGTLTAAQVLYPLMQCADIFFLKADICQLGLDQRKVNMLAREYCDLIGRKNKPVILSHHMLAGLKQGHAKMSKSDPDSAIFMEDSEEDVARKIRAAYCPRVAQKSTEVTDDGAPVASEDKNPVLDYFECLVFSKPGATAVVDGAEYNTYADLEKAFVDGNISEEALKEGLIELLNGILEPVRKHFVEDPHAASLLQQVLSFRAGGAAPPLSAVPLPEQSATPLAVAWLPACIKFPVDLAVALSDAIKQFLRENTDGEAVLLLPEWTAMACNNVGGEEKYISAALELNAAILKSHWLPSERVRIVRQSEMILANPNDYWLTAINVGRKNKLQRVEEVCGDLKNAGAVVAALMYVADAAMLKATHAICTSHDRGCHEIATDFYEGKLRVIPALGGVVPPLSNAEPPVSETLASGPVNKDDILFIDDTDMDMRRKIKRAYCAPNEDANPVLSIATWLMREQGALLIERTEANGGDVAYKGEGQLRADALSGALHPADLKQAVSKMLLDKCAAAKAVLSTAEGKKYAQTLKNAEKSLSKSK from the coding sequence ATGACAACCAACACCGCCGATGTGGGGTCTGTCGAGGAACGATTTAAATTAATCCGTAGCGTCGGGGAGGAGTGTATTCAAGAGAATGAGCTGCGGGCGATGTTGGAAAAGAAACCCGACATCCGTTGCTATGATGGATTCGAGCCCTCAGGACGCATGCACGTTGCGCAGGGCGTGTTCAAATCAATTAACGTCAACAAGTGCACTCAGAGCGGCTGCGAGTTTGTCTTCTGGGTTGCAGATTGGTTTGCACTGATGAATGATAAGGTGGGTGGAGAGCTGCAGCGCATCCGTATCGTCGGTGAATACCTTACGGAGGTGTGGAAGGCTGCCAATATGAACATGGAGCGGGTGCGTTTCTTGTGGAGCAGTGACGAGATCACGAATAATGCGAACACGTATTGGAAGCTTGTCCTTGATATTAGCCGCCGCAACACCATTGCCCGCATTAAGAAATGCTGCACAATCATGGGTAAGCAAGAGGGAACGCTGACAGCGGCACAGGTGCTGTACCCACTTATGCAGTGCGCTGATATATTCTTCCTAAAGGCCGATATATGTCAACTTGGGTTGGACCAACGGAAGGTGAACATGCTCGCACGTGAGTACTGTGACCTCATTGGTCGTAAGAACAAACCCGTTATTCTTTCTCATCACATGCTTGCGGGGTTGAAGCAAGGGCATGCAAAGATGAGCAAAAGCGATCCTGACAGCGCCATATTCATGGAAGACAGTGAGGAAGATGTAGCTCGGAAGATACGTGCGGCGTACTGTCCACGTGTTGCGCAAAAGAGCACCGAAGTTACGGACGACGGGGCACCCGTTGCTTCGGAAGACAAAAACCCTGTGTTGGATTACTTTGAGTGCCTCGTTTTCTCAAAGCCTGGTGCCACAGCTGTGGTGGATGGTGCGGAGTATAACACCTACGCAGACCTTGAGAAAGCTTTTGTTGACGGCAACATCTCCGAGGAGGCGTTAAAGGAGGGCCTTATCGAGCTTTTGAACGGAATACTTGAGCCTGTGCGCAAACACTTTGTGGAGGATCCGCATGCGGCGTCATTGTTGCAACAGGTGCTCTCTTTTCGGGCCGGCGGTGCGGCACCACCTCTCAGTGCTGTGCCACTTCCAGAGCAGTCAGCGACGCCATTAGCCGTGGCTTGGCTACCGGCCTGCATCAAGTTTCCTGTGGatcttgctgttgctttgagTGACGCGATAAAACAGTTCTTGAGAGAAAACACAGATGGTGAAGCTGTTTTGTTGCTTCCTGAGTGGACCGCCATGGCGTGCAATAATGTAGGGGGCGAGGAAAAGTACATCAGCGCCGCGCTCGAGTTAAATGCAGCGATTCTCAAGTCCCACTGGTTGCCAAGCGAGCGCGTGCGAATAGTGCGGCAGAGTGAAATGATATTAGCGAATCCTAACGACTACTGGCTCACCGCCATCAATGTTGGTCGGAAGAATAAGCTGCAGCGGGTGGAGGAAGTCTGCGGAGATCTCAAAAATGCCGGTGCTGTTGTCGCGGCGCTTATGTACGTTGCAGATGCTGCCATGCTGAAGGCAACACACGCCATCTGCACTTCACATGACCGTGGTTGCCACGAGATCGCAACGGATTTTTACGAAGGTAAACTGCGAGTTATTCCCGCTCTTGGGGGTGTTGTCCCACCGCTGAGCAACGCGGAGCCGCCGGTTTCTGAAACCCTCGCCAGCGGCCCAGTCAACAAGGATGACATCCTCTTCATCGACGACACTGATATGGACATGAGGCGTAAGATCAAGAGGGCGTACTGTGCCCCTAACGAAGACGCCAACCCAGTGCTGTCTATTGCGACTTGGCTGATGCGAGAACAGGGAGCCCTCTTGATAGAACGAACTGAGGCGAATGGTGGCGATGTCGCGTACAAAGGAGAGGGGCAGCTGCGTGCTGACGCACTGTCAGGTGCACTTCACCCTGCGGATCTTAAGCAGGCGGTTTCCAAGATGCTGTTGGATAAGTGTGCGGCTGCAAAAGCTGTTCTTTCCACTGCGGAAGGGAAGAAGTATGCCCAGACTCTAAAGAACGCGGAGAAGTCGCTTTCTAAGAGTAAGTAA